The Lytechinus variegatus isolate NC3 chromosome 7, Lvar_3.0, whole genome shotgun sequence genome includes the window AAATTAATGTATGTAATATTAGGGAATTATCATGCATAATTTGTGTATATTTGTTCcaaagaacaataaaaaacattgaaaagatCAAATGTACTTTTCGTAATTCCTTGTCTGTTGGGTGTATTGACTTGTTTGTTATTATAGTATATGTTATGATAGGCAGACCTGGGTTCCATTTCCTAATAGTAACAAATGCACAAAGAATAGGCCAATCAGATCGGTAGGTTTTATGAAAAGGAGCTCCGGCCACTATTTTCTGCACAGTAAATAAAGAAATGTTGTtaaagcctgtcactctaacaacgtgttgtttgaacttttttgtaatcgtttaaactttttaaacaacttgtttataaagtttaaacagtagttgggcttaaacaacgtgctttaaacagcgtttttacagtgtaaaagCTGTCAGTATTGACTGTCAGCTTTCACATCATTGAAGTCTGGTttcgattggctgagaagcactgtttcTATGATAACTCAAGAAGAGAATGACAAATGGTTGATGCTAACAAGTATCGTGTAACAGTACCGTGACCGTAGTGTTCCTTTAGGAGATTAGAGTGGGGTAAAGAAAGAGGAAACTTGTCAAGAATTCAATGATCTCGAATTGTAATCAAGAAAGTGACTCGTATCACTTATATATCATGAACGTAGGAGGAAAGAGGACCACATACTCTAGCCTAGTTTGCACCATGGTTTGATATATCTTATCAGCTGTACACCCATGTGTAGTATCGCAATATGTTTAATTCCCGATCAAGGTGAAGTCCTTATGGACGGTGACGTGTCAACAAGAGCACCCAAGCAATTGTTTGACGATTTTGTAAATGACAGTCATATTCAACTTAGGGAgtgaatatatttcttttcattcgcTCCTTGTTTGATATTCCCAAATATTAAAGCAGAGTGTTATTAGATGGGTAGGGTGCATGCCAACACTTTATCGCCGGTCTTAGGTGTAAACGTTACATGTTGATTCCTTTTTGTAGTCTCTGGTTATTTTGAAAGTGACATTTAAGAGGATGAATCTCTCATTAAACTCTTTTACCTCCGCCGTTTCAATGAGtaaaattgttctttcaaaagAATTCGCTGAATATCGTGGGCAGATCTTCTTCCCGATAGTCCTTCACTATAAACGAATCACCGTCATGAGCTCCTCGAACCATCGCTGACAgaacttggggggggggggagaacatGAATGAAGACGAATTGAATAGCATTAACACCATAGAAGTGTTCTttatgattttaattacaagttgaaaaagagaaaaaaatacagaaagttTAGAAGAAGAGAACGAATCTCACTTTTCCTTTTACAAAAAGTTTGACCCTCACCCTTATACTCCATAGCACAAACACACTCGCACACGCCTCATACAACACTTGCGTCAAAACTATAGTAGGCCCAATTGTTActctataaacatgataaacttTCTATCCAATAGAtatggacaaatgaaaaaaaaggccaAAACTATAAAATTGAAGACTAAGTGCATGTGTTCATAAAACTTGATCATGGTAATTGATGtatgtgttgtttttttttatcagatctgacgtacaactttccttgatttacTAGTTACTAGGTTGAATCAGAGAAAACAGGACTTGTAGGATAAAAAGTCCAACAAGTCCTCTTTCAAAACGTGCTTGCTTAACTTTCGCCCGTTTGCCCCatttcccaattttttttatttcttgaaaaatcatAACGGCCTGTCGTCCACGGGGCCGTCCCCTtccaccccccctcccctctagGCACCGCCCCCGATAACTCCGGCTACAATATGAGGCTCGATCGTTTTAGAAAATGGGTCAAAATCATTCTTACCTTTCCCCTCTTGTGGGCGAAATAAACACAAGACTTTCTTCTTCATAAGTTGCGCTCTTCCAAGCTCGACACCAACTCCGAGGGACGGTTGGGTAACCTCGGCAACCACCACTACAGTAGAAGGGGGTTGGGGTGGGGGAGAAAGTTATCATTGATGGATGATAATCATGAAGATCGATATTTTTCAGGAATATAAATTCTCACGTGCTTGGTATAAGGATTATGGTTGGATTCTTTGGAATGTTCAAAAGTAGTATTTATTTGGCTGCTCATCCCGAACACTGCATGAAtgaatggtttatttccaattagtCGCCAAtgcgtccaattgccaactcgtctactatcatttggtctaccatcagttcgtccactcaccacatggtctacatttaggagtagtctaatgccattccgtctaataaccagttggtccaataaccattagaaaaaaaactaccatttagtccatataccatttggtctaattggactaagtgttcaatattattggaccaaatgattgttagacaaaatgttgatggacgtaatggcattagactaaatgaaagtagaccatgtggtgagtggacaaactgatTGAAGAACAAaagatagtagacgagttggcaattggacgcattagcattagacgaattggaaataaaccatttatTCATGTTGGCAATTTACCGAACGAATTATAAGCAATCCTAAAAGTAGAGGGCGCCAGGGTATTTCGATGAGGGCATTTTGGATAgcattttttcaaagaaaaatattgtgaatacACAAGCCTCGCTCCATTTTTTAAGATTATCCTTTCTTccatttatcattattcttcatTTGTTATTATACGGAAAATGATGGGGTCTTTGTTATCAAATTCGAATTCTTCTCATTCATTCaccatgaaatatgaaattaaactcATTCACATATTAGCGATAAAACATGATTACACAATAAAAGGAAACGCACGAATGACGATATGGAGGGCCAGCAAAAAAGAAGTACTGAAACGATCAAACTATAGAATAGGTAAttacataaatattcaaaaacttaaaaaaacaagaagatAAATTTGGCGTACCGTCAGAAGAATCGAGCCATGCGATGTCTTGTTGATATATCTCTGTTTCTGTCATATCTGAACAAACAAAGTTGGTAGGAAACATTGGGTCacgaaaatgattttgaattattgccaaaattattatattcattaatAATTTCGAAGCCATCTAAAACCtaaagattttcaaagaattaatGTCATAGGTGTCCCATTCTGCGCCTAACTggctcatatatatatatatatatatatatatatatatatatatatatatatatatatatgtgtgtgtgtaaagttatacatgtacaacagcttttggcaactcttttttatttaaatattgtaagaaatggatgaagagaacattgttcattgttcaaaactcaccttcacccgacaaaggaatatataattggtatagtgtcgaaaatctgtctatctgacggtcaatcggatcgggctcgccctagctacttaccgtctctgtggtctagtggttaaggcaccggcgttcaaagctgggggcccgggttcgattcccggcagagacattttttcggcatcaccaatttttccaaagggtagatagctctggggaaccttgatttaagctacgcctaccattgttctcttcatacatttcttacaatatatatatatatatatatatacgcgGGATGA containing:
- the LOC121417991 gene encoding putative 2'-deoxynucleoside 5'-phosphate N-hydrolase 1, encoding MDTKDLKIYFCGSIQGGRQDAELYSRIIHKLKQYGKVLTEVIGNKDVLKIEADMTETEIYQQDIAWLDSSDVVVAEVTQPSLGVGVELGRAQLMKKKVLCLFRPQEGKVLSAMVRGAHDGDSFIVKDYREEDLPTIFSEFF